From Vicinamibacterales bacterium, one genomic window encodes:
- a CDS encoding SpoIVB peptidase S55 domain-containing protein, translated as MKTFIVSSLILLISSASASGASGQTVMALEEIRAGMIGVGMTVFEGTEPEEFEAQILGILHNINGPKRNLILARLSGGPLSDTGVIQGMSGSPVYIEGQLIGAVSYALGSFTTEAIAGITPIKEMVDAVSFPTRRAPMNSVALHLPMSPERLLEIFRGTLHRISSYTLHSRDALLAQGQLSSVRHAGTMLRPIGTPLNMSGFDAHVTGLLSSALEGTGMTPVLGGSQEANTSLASTPLRPGDAVSVTLIDGDLSLAGTGTVTMIDEDRVYAFGHQFQNLGPVEFLMNRAHVHTLLPSLMSSSKIASVGEAIGTFQQDRLTGIAGTLGTTPRRIPIEITLRPIDSSRPTQNLHFNIVDDQALTPLLTFVTVLNTLRAYERDAGAATFTVSGTATFQNHTPLTFNDVFSGIAPALAAATSVLTPITFLVQNTFGPISLNSLSLEIVSSEETSTATIERVWLDTVRVRPALDTTLRIVTRTNRGVEETHSLPLRIPANAPATASLLVASGVDLAQIEQQRTIGATRPRNLSQLIRALNNTYRNNRLYVRLLGAHPGLLHAGEPLAALPASALAVYQADRSRGAVMSLQQVNLGEWEVDIQEAVSGFRILTLNLDSQ; from the coding sequence ATGAAAACTTTTATCGTCAGCAGTCTAATCCTGCTCATTTCCTCCGCCTCCGCCTCAGGTGCCTCCGGCCAGACGGTTATGGCCCTAGAAGAGATACGCGCTGGCATGATCGGCGTTGGAATGACGGTCTTTGAAGGCACCGAGCCCGAGGAATTCGAGGCTCAGATCCTAGGCATTCTGCATAACATCAATGGACCAAAGCGTAACTTAATCCTAGCGCGCCTTTCAGGTGGACCTCTAAGTGATACTGGCGTTATTCAGGGAATGAGCGGAAGCCCCGTTTATATAGAGGGGCAACTGATTGGCGCAGTCTCCTACGCGCTTGGCTCCTTCACGACCGAAGCCATTGCCGGGATAACCCCAATTAAGGAAATGGTTGACGCCGTATCGTTCCCAACACGCCGTGCCCCTATGAACTCCGTGGCTCTTCACCTGCCGATGTCACCAGAACGATTGCTGGAAATATTTCGCGGAACTCTACATCGAATATCCAGCTACACCCTGCATTCTAGAGACGCATTACTAGCGCAAGGACAACTCTCCTCAGTTCGGCATGCAGGCACCATGCTCCGTCCCATTGGGACGCCGCTAAATATGAGTGGCTTTGACGCTCATGTAACTGGACTACTTAGCTCAGCCCTTGAAGGCACGGGAATGACACCAGTACTTGGCGGCTCACAAGAAGCGAACACCTCTTTGGCAAGTACTCCGCTACGGCCGGGCGACGCTGTTAGTGTCACGCTGATCGATGGTGACCTGTCATTAGCCGGCACCGGCACCGTAACAATGATAGACGAAGACCGTGTATATGCGTTCGGCCATCAGTTCCAGAATCTTGGCCCCGTAGAATTTTTAATGAACCGTGCGCACGTTCACACCCTTTTGCCCAGCCTAATGTCATCGAGCAAAATTGCGTCCGTTGGCGAGGCAATAGGTACGTTCCAACAAGACCGCCTAACTGGCATTGCGGGAACACTCGGCACAACGCCTCGACGAATTCCGATCGAAATTACTCTTAGGCCTATTGATAGTAGTCGACCCACTCAAAACCTTCACTTCAACATTGTTGACGATCAGGCCCTGACGCCACTTTTGACCTTCGTTACCGTTCTCAACACACTACGAGCCTACGAGCGTGATGCCGGGGCTGCTACGTTTACCGTGTCCGGTACCGCGACTTTTCAAAATCATACGCCGCTCACGTTTAATGATGTGTTTTCAGGAATCGCACCAGCGCTCGCAGCCGCGACATCTGTATTAACACCAATCACTTTCCTTGTTCAAAACACGTTTGGTCCAATCTCCCTCAACAGTCTTAGCCTTGAGATTGTGTCCTCCGAGGAAACCAGCACTGCGACCATTGAACGGGTCTGGCTTGATACCGTTCGTGTACGCCCAGCCCTAGACACTACCCTGAGGATTGTTACTCGGACTAACCGCGGTGTAGAAGAAACCCATAGCCTGCCGCTTAGAATTCCTGCCAACGCACCAGCCACGGCATCCCTTCTTGTAGCAAGTGGCGTGGACCTGGCCCAGATTGAGCAGCAACGCACAATAGGTGCGACCCGACCCAGAAATCTTAGTCAACTAATCCGAGCCTTAAACAATACCTATCGCAATAACCGGCTCTATGTGCGCCTACTTGGCGCCCACCCAGGGCTACTTCATGCCGGAGAACCACTCGCAGCCCTGCCGGCCTCGGCGCTTGCGGTATATCAGGCTGACCGAAGTCGAGGAGCAGTTATGTCGCTACAACAGGTGAACCTTGGCGAGTGGGAAGTGGACATCCAAGAGGCGGTCTCTGGTTTTCGTATACTTACTCTCAACCTCGACTCACAATAA